One Dysidea avara chromosome 8, odDysAvar1.4, whole genome shotgun sequence genomic window, AATGTACAGTTGTAGTacagttacacacacacacgcacgcacgcacgcacgcacacacagtgcacgcacacacacacatgcacacacatgcatgcacacacacacacacacacgcacgcatgcacacacacacacacacacacacacacacacacacacatacacacacacacgcacgcacgcacatgcatgCTCACACAAACgcatggacacacacacacatgcatgctcaCACAAACgcatggacacacacacatgcatgctcaCACAAACgcatggacacacacacacatgcatgctcaCACAAACGCATggacacacgcacacacatgcacgcacgcacacacacacacacacacacacacacacacacacacacacacacacacacacacacacacacacacacacacacacacacacatgcatggacacacacacaaagtttgCATAACTTTCATAGCAATTCAGCAGCTGTAACATAAGACTACTTGATGTAACTTGCATAAGTTTAACTAAAACAATTTTATTGAATAGCCAAAGTAATTATTTGTGATTGCATTCTTGTTGCAAAATGTAGAAAATTTTTCCGGTAACATTTTTCAGTTCTTTAAAATAACGATTACTAAAGTTCTGATTGGCTAGAAACATTTGTAGCTCTGCAGACGTAAAGCCTCATTGTCACTTAATATTGATTTACATGTGATATAGCAAGTACTCTATGACTACATATACACCCCCTGTAATGCCTACCAAGAATTCCACTCCAAAGTTTGTTCCTGTTTCTCCAGGTAGCTCTCCAATGTATCGTACAACTCCTTGGACTGGCAGAGGGATTGTTGGGACAGTCACAAACACAAAAGAACCCACTTGTAGCTTCTGCACCCAGTTAAGTTTTTGTAGAACCTCAGTTCGATCATGTAAATGCTTCACTCCTTCTAACAGGTTCTTCTGTTGTAGAGTGATCTTGTGTACTTGTCTAGGTTTGCAACTTAAATAAAAGCTAGATCCTAGTATCGTCTTATAATTCACTTCAATTTCCCTTGATGATACAGCCTCCACTAGGGTACCTTTAGGAGCCAACTGTTTGGTAATTGATGGCTTCTTTGGACGGCCTGGAAATAAAATGGTTCTCTGTTGTCGAACTTCACTCTTATATTCAACTACATCCTCTAGTAGTACACCAAATCTCAAATCTTCCATTACAAACCTTTAGTAGCAATAAAAGAAAGCAAAAATGCATTTATAAACAAAAATCTACACAATTTAATTCAGaagtgtttattattattgccCCTGGTCATAAAATACACGTGTTACTGTCTGCACCTTTCCATCTGCAAAAAGAAAATCTTAAAGAGTTGTGAACTCATGAGTACATAGTTAAATTTCACTTATGGAAATGGTACATAGGGGATATATTGTGTTCTTACTAATGTTATTGCAACTGTTAAGCTATTTGCCAAGAAGCAAAAGGTCAGTCCACATATTGCACCTGTTGACAAAAACTTCAAAGCTCAAAAAACTATACAGTTATGACAGCAATTAAAATGTAAGGAACAACAGTTTGTTTGCAATAGCCTCCAGGATAGCTGGGCGGTGCCTACATAATACTAGTAATTAGCAATGAACGTTGGCATAGCAAGATATTTCTAGATAGGTGCATGGGCTCTGTTCCAAAGCTAGGTCAGAGGCAGAGGAAGGTGAAAAAGTTGGGCAGACTGAAAAATTATTTGAGGTGACACTTGTATAGAGCTGGAGGCTTGTTCATGTTGCAGTGTTTAAAACACACACAGTGTGCTTTCAGTATGCAAAGCATGGGGTCTGGTGGCATGCTTTCtgagaaatttttgaaaaatagatgctaagaATCTGGTGGTACTTTTTGCAAAGGTATTGTCAATTAAAATCTTTCAGATATGACATACGCACAAATGACTCCTTCCACTATATGATATAGAGCTGCCAGTTTGAAACCACAACAATACATG contains:
- the LOC136263657 gene encoding uncharacterized protein, which gives rise to MEDLRFGVLLEDVVEYKSEVRQQRTILFPGRPKKPSITKQLAPKGTLVEAVSSREIEVNYKTILGSSFYLSCKPRQVHKITLQQKNLLEGVKHLHDRTEVLQKLNWVQKLQVGSFVFVTVPTIPLPVQGVVRYIGELPGETGTNFGVEFLEKRGEGTSGGKFKDVTYFECDRCSAVFVSMDQLSSKSYSSVRKSKDIHPCSPDSSATLESNTKVQHSSASMKGDQHRRSPESKAYSTK